A region from the uncultured Macellibacteroides sp. genome encodes:
- a CDS encoding toprim domain-containing protein — translation MSNGQTNTTPAIAGNGMLIAKSNHGNIKASDLSNGFPEGAVSLRENNSPDSISDSTQHNRSGSSLENQSSCSAKGITGCSRDVASVHSGGESPGFYQEDVGFFAPLGSSMQPKQSSETKQPEATPEQLRAMVDENVSFTKTWYGYQPDCPELCQAYVDFGVGLVPMYPSRGFGQFRGRIAFPIHNESGTLVGFTCRSVLKDESTASGRVAKYINSPNSALYNKSNVIYGLYQAIDSIRREGYVDIVEGPKDCIAMHTAGHTNTVALCGSALSEAQIELLKQYTRRVSLVLDNDAAGQKSASRIASQLLKAGISVMNCQLPDGEDPDSLFRKLGKEAFRSIYRECTCNNYRIKNAENESDAKIAERSATSNSADLLNNGGNGQSPNPEKGVGNIPSSLTGKGIGNEGQGETAAEGIAGNGRLVEVTLLPEFEKVAHLFTDEELDILQYNKQNQHERPRLESMELQL, via the coding sequence ATGAGCAACGGCCAAACAAACACCACCCCGGCAATTGCCGGTAACGGGATGCTTATTGCCAAAAGCAACCACGGGAACATCAAGGCTTCGGATCTATCCAACGGTTTCCCGGAGGGTGCTGTCTCGTTGCGGGAAAACAATTCACCGGATAGCATATCTGATTCCACCCAGCATAATCGATCAGGGTCTTCTCTAGAGAACCAGAGCAGTTGCTCTGCAAAGGGTATAACTGGTTGCTCTCGTGATGTTGCTTCTGTCCATTCGGGAGGAGAATCGCCAGGGTTCTATCAGGAGGATGTTGGGTTCTTTGCTCCGCTGGGCTCTTCCATGCAGCCGAAGCAATCTTCGGAAACGAAGCAGCCCGAGGCAACCCCGGAACAGCTCCGGGCCATGGTGGACGAGAATGTAAGCTTTACGAAAACATGGTACGGGTATCAACCCGATTGTCCTGAACTTTGCCAGGCCTATGTGGATTTTGGCGTGGGGTTGGTGCCCATGTATCCTTCCCGTGGATTTGGTCAGTTCCGGGGGCGCATCGCTTTTCCTATCCACAACGAAAGTGGAACATTGGTTGGCTTTACCTGTAGGTCCGTCCTAAAAGACGAATCTACTGCAAGTGGCAGGGTAGCCAAGTACATCAACAGCCCCAACAGCGCCTTGTACAACAAGAGCAATGTAATTTACGGATTGTACCAGGCAATCGATTCCATCCGGCGGGAAGGATACGTGGATATTGTGGAAGGCCCAAAGGATTGCATTGCCATGCACACTGCCGGCCATACCAACACCGTGGCACTTTGCGGATCGGCACTATCCGAAGCACAAATTGAGTTGCTAAAACAATACACCCGCCGTGTATCGTTGGTACTCGACAACGACGCAGCCGGACAAAAATCCGCCTCCCGTATTGCCTCCCAGTTACTAAAAGCAGGTATCTCCGTAATGAACTGCCAACTCCCCGATGGCGAAGATCCCGACTCCCTGTTCCGCAAACTCGGCAAAGAAGCCTTCCGCTCCATCTACCGCGAATGCACCTGCAACAATTACCGAATCAAGAATGCAGAGAATGAGTCGGATGCAAAAATAGCAGAAAGAAGCGCAACAAGTAACAGTGCCGATCTCCTTAATAATGGCGGTAACGGACAAAGTCCCAACCCGGAAAAGGGAGTTGGTAACATTCCAAGTTCCCTTACTGGTAAGGGCATCGGCAACGAAGGCCAAGGCGAAACAGCAGCCGAAGGTATTGCTGGCAACGGCCGACTGGTTGAAGTAACCCTTTTGCCGGAATTCGAAAAGGTGGCCCATCTGTTTACAGACGAAGAGCTGGATATCCTGCAATACAACAAGCAAAACCAACACGAACGCCCTCGTTTAGAAAGCATGGAGCTGCAGTTGTGA
- a CDS encoding DUF4248 domain-containing protein yields MKNLDDHCIKSYSMAELSQLYSPSLSVSAATKQLLRWMERHPNLITRLQADGWKKGQRRFSPKQISVLFDCLGAP; encoded by the coding sequence ATGAAAAATTTGGATGATCACTGTATTAAAAGTTACTCTATGGCTGAACTCAGCCAACTGTATTCACCCTCGTTGTCCGTTTCGGCAGCAACCAAGCAGTTGCTTCGTTGGATGGAAAGACATCCAAACCTTATAACCCGTCTGCAGGCAGACGGTTGGAAAAAAGGACAACGACGGTTTAGTCCCAAACAGATTTCGGTACTATTCGATTGCCTGGGGGCTCCGTAA
- a CDS encoding DnaB-like helicase C-terminal domain-containing protein codes for MESTDRSLFYQKAVLGSVFANAAVMSTVVERVSAHMFEDENLGLIFRGMVSLFNKGIGIDPLLIDREMKLLNEELYRKMGGLNYDMELFTCVLDSSNVEEYARLVKDDYLRRRLSALYMTLMSSLGDTSKDINLIVGLMYKGVEELFNEDVTGDQARSIQELVQENWKDFIKNREEGLESRAIASGFAEFDKLTGGGFFPGELYTMAARPSEGKSMITLFLLKEIAQKGHYVRMVNSEMADYDTANRTIAMLTEVNSNSLRKGVLTEAEENQVKDLIDGTLQEVKMDVRFMGNARMESIVTETMLATKRGKCDVLAIDYLQMIEGAGDSKDNQDTAIGKNINMLKALAVKCKIPIIVVSQMNREIERRGDKYKLPVLADLRSSGVIEQTSDVVSFLYRPDRLGLTEDEDGSSLIGISKLLVLKNRHGAIGQARFHHNSSFTKLWDYIPFFHKKK; via the coding sequence ATGGAAAGTACTGACAGAAGTTTATTTTATCAAAAGGCGGTTCTCGGATCCGTGTTCGCCAATGCGGCGGTTATGTCTACCGTTGTCGAAAGAGTCTCGGCTCACATGTTTGAGGATGAAAATCTGGGGCTAATATTCAGGGGCATGGTGTCGCTGTTCAACAAAGGTATCGGTATCGATCCGCTGCTGATAGACAGGGAGATGAAGTTGTTGAACGAAGAGTTATACCGCAAAATGGGCGGACTAAACTACGATATGGAGTTGTTTACCTGTGTGCTGGATTCGAGCAACGTGGAGGAATATGCCAGGCTAGTAAAGGATGATTATTTACGTCGCAGGCTTTCGGCCCTGTATATGACGCTGATGTCGTCGTTGGGTGATACGTCCAAGGATATAAACCTGATTGTTGGGTTGATGTACAAAGGCGTGGAAGAACTGTTTAACGAGGATGTTACCGGCGACCAGGCGCGCTCTATTCAGGAGTTGGTTCAGGAGAACTGGAAAGACTTTATCAAGAACCGCGAAGAGGGTTTGGAAAGCCGGGCCATTGCTTCGGGATTTGCGGAGTTCGATAAGCTTACCGGTGGTGGTTTTTTCCCCGGGGAATTATACACCATGGCGGCACGTCCATCGGAGGGCAAATCCATGATCACGCTGTTTTTACTCAAAGAGATTGCACAGAAGGGCCACTATGTGCGGATGGTGAACTCCGAAATGGCAGATTACGATACGGCCAACCGTACCATTGCCATGCTAACGGAGGTAAACTCCAACTCCTTGCGTAAAGGGGTGCTTACCGAAGCCGAAGAAAACCAGGTAAAAGACCTGATAGACGGGACGCTGCAGGAGGTGAAAATGGATGTGCGTTTTATGGGAAATGCCCGCATGGAGAGCATTGTTACCGAAACCATGCTTGCCACAAAACGTGGCAAGTGCGATGTGCTGGCAATCGACTACCTGCAGATGATTGAGGGCGCAGGCGATTCCAAAGATAACCAGGATACAGCCATCGGAAAAAACATCAATATGCTGAAGGCGCTGGCGGTAAAATGCAAGATACCCATTATCGTAGTTTCGCAGATGAACCGCGAGATTGAACGACGGGGCGATAAGTACAAGCTGCCAGTATTGGCCGATTTACGTAGTTCGGGGGTGATAGAACAGACCTCGGATGTGGTGAGTTTCCTGTATCGCCCGGACAGATTGGGTTTAACAGAGGACGAAGATGGTTCATCACTTATCGGAATTTCCAAGCTGCTTGTTCTCAAAAACAGGCACGGAGCAATCGGGCAGGCTCGTTTCCACCACAACTCAAGTTTTACTAAATTATGGGACTACATCCCTTTTTTCCACAAAAAGAAATAA